From the Patescibacteria group bacterium genome, the window AATTTTTTTGCAAGTGTACGAATTGCCTTCTGCACTTTCGCAAACGCCCAGAGAAAATCTTGCACCGATGTTAGTTTGGCGCCGACGGTTATACGTTCCAGGGTGGTGGTCACGTGTGGAGAGGTGAATGTGCCAACGCGTTCTCCTGCAGCGTGCAAGGCTGCGGCAATACCCGCGACCACCGTGCCTTTGCCCGCTGTCCCGGTCACGTGGACGTACCGGAACCCTCGCTCCGGATTTCCAAGCAGGTCAAGCAGTGCCTGGGTCCGCTGCAGACCCAAGGCAGGATCCACGCTTCGGGGCATAAAAACCTGCTGTGGCAAAGCCTCCAGGAATTTCTGGCTGCGTCGGTAGGCGTGAAAGTGAGCAGGGGAGAGTGCCATAGGGTAAAGAAGAGAGCCGCTTGAAGTTTAATCAGAGCGGCTCTGGGAAGCAAGGTGCTTGCGAAGGAAGGCCAGGAATTCCCTGGGCGTCGAAAAGCTCAGCAGCGTGTCCGGTAGTACCACAACGGTTACTTGATGGACATTGGGCAAGAGTCTGCGAATGGCCATCACCGGGTGGACAAGGTTAGCTATAGGAATCTCCGTTACTTTTTTGGAGCCATTCCCGGCATGCATGCAGCTCGTTGGGCTGGTGGCTAGTGCCACGTGGCCAATCCCCTCGGGGAAATCCTTGTGTCGCCACGCACGTGGCCCAGACGTGAACAGTAAGTCGCCGGCCTGGGGTTCGGTCACCGCTACTCCTGCTTCAATCTGCAAATGCGTGTAGCGTTCCAAAAAAATGCCCGCATGGGCGTACACGATTTTTGTGAGGCTGGAGCAATCAAAGGCGGTAGGTGCCAAGGCAATTGCCGCACCTAAACGGCTGGGTGTATCCAGAAATGTTCTGGCTACCTGCATCAGGTCATGCGTAACCAGTCGGCAGCTGAGATCGCCGAAGATTTTTTCCACAACCACTAGGGGTAATGGCGATGACCGACTGAGCTCCTGCAGCGCGGTTGGAATGTCCAAGGCAAGGAAGCCTAAGGTCGGATGAACGTCGCGGAGTTGCACAGGCACTCCTTTCTGGTTGCAAGGTTCAGGGTTTATTCTGGGGCTACTGTAGCGGAGTGTAGGCGAGTCGGCAAGGATCGGGGTATGGAAGCTAGTTAGGGTTTTGAAGGAGGGCATTTGTATACTTTTTACCTATATCCTTCCATCCAACAACCATTCTAGCGTCAAAACCTAAACCTAATTAATCTAGCAACGTCTTCCACCCCTTCATCCGCACCACGTACGCGGCACGGGTGATGAAGTACGCCAGCACCGGATCTTCTACCTTACCAGTCATGGCCAGTTCCTCGGCTTTGGCTAAGGGCATTGGTACTGGCCGAATGTCTTCCCCCGGGTCACCCGGAAGTTTGGATGGTGTAAGACCAGTGGCGATGAAAGCCATTATTGGCCAGTGCTTGTGCCGCGGGGAGCGGTAGAAGAGCTTGAGCTTCTTAGCCTTGAACCCGGCTTCTTGCTGCAGTTCAAGTTGCGCAGCTTGCTTGGGTGTGTAGCCCTTGTCCACTTTGCCAACCACCAGGTGCCAGATGTGCCGCCGGGCAAGCTCTTTGTATTCCCGAGTCATTACCAGCCGGCGTTTGGCATCAAACGCTAGAACTACGGCCGTGGGGACGCGGTGTAGGTACTCAAAGGTTTTCTTCTGGCCATCCGGCAGCGTCGCAGTTGTGTGGCTGATGTTGTAGATGATTCCCTTGAAGACCATGCGGTGCTTGCCCAGGGTGGTATGTTTACGTGTCATAATTGTAGTGTACGCATTCCTTGACAGGCGCACAACTCAGGCGTAAGGTCGAGGCAGAAAATCGTCTCTTTACAGAGGAGGAAACGTGAAAACCGTAGTAATGGAGCAGCTTGACGGAAGATCGCAAACTCTGGATCTGCCTGAACTCACTGATGAGCAGCTGCATGATTTAGCCGACGCCCTGGAGATTTTGCGGGGCAATTGTTCTATGAGCCCTCGAAAGTTACAAGGCGAGCATGCTCGTATTGCCTCGTTGGTGCTTCGGGGGATGCCATTTGACCAGCTGATTGACCAACTCCATGGCCAGCCTACAGGAAGGCGAGACGTTCGGTGGGATATTATCAGAATGCCAGATCAATTCTTTTGGCGATTTATGCTTCTTGCATATGAAGTCGCTCAAGATAGTACCATTTGCTTGAAGTCCTTAGAACGCGTGGTAAAAGACTTCGGGCTTTCATCGTAGGATGTCAAACGAATTTTGATCATTAGAAAGCCGTCTCTCTCGAGACGGTTTTTTTCATCCAAGATACCAAATTAGTACAGCGGATGTGCCTGAGTCAAACTCTTCACCTGCACCCGCGCAGCATCTAAGACTGCTGTATCACCAGGATGTTTGAGGACGTTCACCATGACCTCGCCAATGATTTTCATGTCAGCTTCGGTAAAGCCACGCGTGGTAAGCGCGGGTGTGCCCAGGCGAATTCCAGATGGGTCCAGCGGTTTGCGGGTGTCGTAGGGGATGAGGTTGGCGTTGAGGGTAATGCCAACCGTGTCCAGCAAACGCTCAGCTTCTTTGCCGGTAATGTTGTACGGTGAAACATCCGCCAGAATCAGGTGGTTGTCCGTGCCGCCGGTAATCAGTCGGAGACCAGCACTGGTAAGCGCTTCGGCTAGCACTTGGGCATTTTTTACAATCTGTTTTCCGTACTCCATGAAGCTGGGTTGGCTGGCTTCCAGTAAGGCTACGGCAATAGCCGCGGTTTGATGATTGTGTGGTCCACCTTGCAGGCCGGGGATAATGGCTGAGTCAATTTTTTGGGCTAGGTTTTTCTTTGCCTCAGGCCGGAGGCGATCCGCCACCTTAGGCACCAGGATCATTGCTCCGCGTGGACCGCGGAGGGTTTTGTGCGTGGTGGTCATGACCACATCGGTATACGGAACAGGGGAGGGATGGACGCCAGCGACGACCAAACCGCTGATGTGGGAAATGTCCGCGACCAAGTACGCGCCCACTTCGTCGGCAATTTTGCGAAACGCAGCAAAGTCAATAATCCGTGGATAGGCGGTGGCGCCGCACATGATGAGCTTTGGCTTCACTTCCACGGCTTTGGCGCGGATGGCATCGTAGTCCAAGCGATGCGTTTCCGGATGGACGCCGTACCCTGCGCTGTGGAAGAATTTTCCAGAAACATTGAGCTTGTACCCATGCGTCAGGTGCCCGCCCTGCGCCAGGTCCATACCAAGAATGGTGTCCCCGGGCTCCAGCAAGGCAAAGTAAATGGCCAAGTTCGCCGGCGAACCAGAGTAAGGTTGGACATTCACGTGCTCCACGCCAAAGAGTTTCTTCGCACGTTCCCGTGCAAGTTCCTCTACTTGGTCAATGACCTGGTTGCCGCCATAGTACCTGCGGCCAGGGTAGCCCTCGCTGTACTTGTTGGTCAGGACTGAGCCCATGGCTTCCATCACTGCTTGGCTGGTGAAGTTTTCCGATGGAATCATTTCCAAACCCTCGCGTTGGCGGGCGAGTTCCTGCTGGATGAGTTCAGCAATCGCGGGGTCGGTTTGTTGGAGGGTGGACATACAGGGAGTGTAGCGGGTTTATTATCGTATTGACAACAGGGGATAGTGCGCTAAGGTACGGGTAAACTCGAAAACAAAAACTTATAGCAGAGGAGGAAAATGTACCTTACGGAAATTCCAGAAATGCTTTTTCGTGCCTTTGGGCAGAAACCGGTGCAACGTGAGGGGAAAGCGGTGGCTCAGCTTGTACATGGGTCAGTGATCGTCCTGAGGCTGGCAGCTGAAGAAAATCAGGTCAGTGTCTATCCCAATGAGCGGCTGGCGCTGAACACAGATGACGAAGATCATCCCGATTTTACCCTCAGCGCGGTTGAACTCATGACCAAGAATTTTCATTCCAAATTTGGTAATGAAGTGCAGACACGAATTATCCACCGACTTCGAGACAGCGAGAGTTTGCTGCGAAACCCAAACGGCGTGACGGTGTATAAGATTCTGGCGCGGGCGGCGGAACTTGCCTGTGGATCCGGCTGCCTGACCCAAGCGTGGTGGAAAGATTTTCCCAAGCAGAAGTGGGATTTTCCGGCTAGTCCATGGGAGCAATTCTACCTTCGTTCGGCAGAGCACATTCCAACCCAAGAAAAGTAAAACAGTATCCTGGTCACAATGGCCAGGATTTTTTTTCGAATAGAAAAACGCGCACTCGTGGGTTACGATGGTGCGCGTTGGGGGTCAAGAGCGTTTTACATTGTCTGCAATGAGCTGGTTGATGTTTGCGTGTACAGCCGATCGAGCGGCAGCGATAGCACTGAGAATTGCTTTGGGCGTGGATTTGCCGTGGGCAATAATGACGGTGCCCTGAATACCCAAGAGGGGAGCGCCGCCATACTTCTCAACGTCGAAGGTTCGTTTGAGGGCTCCGATCGTTGGTCCCAGGAAGACTCCTTTGGCGAGTAAGGCGAAGCCCTGTTGGTCGAGTCTGCCACGACGAAGAATTTTCTTTACAATCGCATTGAGGGCTGGCAGGAAACTCTCCGCTAGTTTAAGCAAGATGTTTCCGGTAAATCCATCGGTAACCATGACATCGGCTTTGCCCCACAGAATATCACTCCCTTCAAGATTTCCGATGAACCGATGCTCATTGTGCGTCGTCATCGCTTGCAGCAGTTCGTGGGCCTTCCGAGTAGCGTCGTTTCCTTTGGCAGGTTCTTCTCCAATGCTGATGAGCGCAATCCGAGGGGTTTTAATTCCGAGGATATGCTGGGCGTAGATACTACCCATCATCCCGAAGTCGGCAAGCTGCTGGGGCGTGCAATCAACACTGGCGCCAACATCGAGAATGACACAGGGCCCCTCCACAGTTGGCATGGTGACTGCAATGGCGGGACGCTCAATGCCAGGCAATGGTCGGAGCGTTACTACAGCCAAAGCCATGACCGCCGCAGTATTGCCCGCACTAATGAAAGCCTGGGATTGTCCCAGGGTTTGCTGCTCGAGTCCAAGCATGATGGACGATCGGCGTTTCCGCCTGGCGCTTTCCAGTTTTTCGTCCATCGCGATAACCTCGGATGCATCGCAGATATGCAATCGAAGATTCGAATATGTTTTACCCTTGAGGTACTCCTGAATGACTCCGCTGTCGCCAATAAGATTGATAGAGAAGTCCTGAGGCAGTTCCTGTAAGGCAAGCAGCGCGCCATCTATTGGGACGTCAGGGAAGCTGTCGCCACCCATAGCATCAACGGTAATAATCATGCGTTCTCCTATCGAACATTGTGAAACTTCAATTTTTGGAGTGTGAAAAGTAACCTCCTTTTGGTGTTGGAGGCATTTTGGCACACCTGTGCCAGGGGTCAAGCTGGCCTACGGCTGCAATCCAACCTGCCGCATGACTTCCTGCAGAGTTTGCTCTGCGACCTTTGCAGCCTGGGCATTGCCTTTTGCCAGGGTTGCGACCAGTTTTTTTGGTTGAGCCAAGAGGGCTGTGCGTTCCTCGCGGAAATGCCCAAAAGTGCGGTCTAGCACGCCAGCCAGTTCGCTCTTCAAATCCGAGTAGCGGATGGTGCCCGCAGCTTCTTCACGCTTGAAGTGCTTGGTAGCAGTAGCGTCAAATTGGTCCAGGATAGTCAGGAGATTTTCCACTCCAGGGTTTGCTTCGCCGCCTTTGGTGGCTGTCACTGCTCGGGCAAGTTTCTTGGTGATCGTCTCAGGCTCATCTGACAGGTTTATGACATGCTGGTCACCCAAGGACTTGCTCATTTTTTTGGTTGGCTCCAACAAGCTCATCACTTTCGGGGTAGGCGTCAGAATTACCTTTGGCTCTGGGAAAGTTTCGCCAAACCGAGTATTGAATTTCCGTGCGAGGGTGCGGGTGAGCTCCACGTGCTGCACCTGGTCTTGGCCCACGGGCACGCCAAAGGGTTTGTACAGCAGAATGTCGGCAACCTGCAGCACTGGGTAGGTGAAGAGGCCCACGTTCACGTTTTCTTTCTGCCGAGCAGCCTTGTCCTTGTACTGGGTCATGCGCTCCAGCTCGCCCATGGGGGTGAGGGTATTGAAAATCCAAGCCAGCTGGCTATGGGCCGGAATGGCAGACTGCAGGAAGATGGTGGAGAGCTTGGGGTTTAGCCCTAGTGCCAGGAAGGTTGCGGCCACTTCCAAAATGTCTTGGGTTTTTTGCTTGGGGTCAAAATTCTCCGTGAGGGAGTGCAGGTCAGCAATGAAGAAGAAGCAGTCGTACTTGCCGCTGTCCTGTAGGTCAACGAAGTTCTTCAAAGCGCCCAGGTAATTTCCCAGGTGGAGCTTGCCAGTAGGCTGGATGCCAGAAATGATGCGCGGTTTGGACATGAGGGTAGTATACCTACCTATTGACATAACTGCCAACCTGTGGTAGTATAATTTGTTTCATAGCACCTTAAAAATTACTTGCAAAACCTAGGTAGTCATAGCCAAAAGTGACCGAAGGTCATCCTCTGGTCCCGCTCTACAGCGGGATGAATTCCGCGATAGAGTCCATTCTCGGTATTTTCTGGCTATGACTACTCACAGTGAGTATTTGAGCATTTACATAAACCAAGAAGGAGGATGTCGCCATGTCAGATAACATGCCCCCATCCACAGATACACCGATAACTAGCGAACAGATTGACCGGCTCTATGAACGGTTTGTCGCCGGTCTGAAGAGTGGGATCGCGAAGTACGTCCATGAGAGCGAAGGTACTGCGTTGGTTGACGAGTTCGTTGCTCTAGTGGGCCGACGTGTCGAAGCGCGTATGCACGTCGCGAATATGCGTATTGAACTAGATGTGCTTAGTCGCCGACCCTTTGACCCCGTACAGTTCCTCGGGAATAACTGGCGTATCGTCGACCGGATCGGAAAGCGTGGCGGTGACAGTTTGCGTGCTAGCGACATTGTCAGTAAGGTCTATTTACACGAAGGCGAGACCAGTATCAATGGAGGAGAGCTCCCCAATCGTATCAAGGCTAACCCTGATGATGTACAGCTTGATGCCGAAGACTTTCTTGCCCTCTGGCAGGAAAACGGTCATAAGATGCTGAATACGCTCTATGAGACAAAGGGTATAACCTGGTTGTCATTCTGGGGAACCATTCTGAAGTCTATGGGCAGACGTTACGTTCTCTATCTGGGTCGGCACGACTACGGTTCCTGGTTTTGGAGCTTTGCTTTCATTGACGCCGACGACTGGGATGCCGATCATCCCGCGGGTGTGTACAAAAGAAGTTCTTTGGGCTGAATCTCAAAATCCTGCATCTTGATTTCGTTACAAACGAATGATGGATGCAGGGTTTTTTTGTCCAATGAATGATGGCAATAAGTATATTTTCCGCCTCCCCCAACGGCATTATCGGGGTAGGGACGTAGAGACTTATTCATAAAACCCAGAGCGGCTTTTCTAAGCCGCGGTGGTTTGTTGGTGACGAACGGGCGGGAGGATCTCCGAAGAGTGTAACCTCCCACGGAGATTCTAAGTCCCACTACTGTGGGACTTAGAATGACAGTAAAGGGATAATCCAAAACCCCCGCCTCAGGTGTGGGGCGGGGGAGCGAGTTATGTAGATCTTCGCTTACTGCGTTTTCACACTCACAGTGCCGGAACAACCATCTGGGTTCACCACTTTCATGGTGTAGGCCTTGTTTTTGGTAAGCAGCGTTCCATTGAGCGTAGCGGTGATTTGTCCGCTATTTTTGAATTTAACAGCCGTTGGCACGCCGCCAATACTCACGACCACGTTCCGGTCAAAGTTTTTACCCGTGATTGTCAGTACAGCCTTCGCGTTTGTCGTTGCAAGTTTCCCAGTGACTTTCAGAGAGGCTGGTTTGAGAACCTTGAGACGCACTGCGGTGCCAGCAATGCTAATGCGTGCGCTGCTCTCATTGAGACTGGTGGGGGTAAATTTTCCCTTGCTAAAGCCGTAGACCTTTAGGCTGTTCTTCCCTCGGTTCTGTACCAGGACGGTGAGGCTGGCAACACCCGCCTGCTGCGCTTCCAGCGTGGTGACCCGAACCGTACTGTTCGATTTTGCGCCAGTGTCTACGGCGTATGATGCAAATTTTTTCATTGCATCAAAGACGAGCACTTTGTTCTTCCCTGTTGACTGACTGGTCACAATATCACTCTTGCCGTCTTTGGTGATATCCGCCAACAGTAGATTAATGGCGCCATTGTTCTTAAACGGGGCTAGCGTTTTGTACAACTTTCCACTGAGGGTGAATACTTTCACGCTGCTCGTGCCTTTCTTCAGATTCTCACTTGGGGAGACGAAGATGAGCTGACCTGTTTTCCCACCAAAGTTCGTGGTTGCAACATTCAGCGCAGTCCCAGCAAAGGCGGTAATGGTCTTTGCTTTCTTGCCTGTCCCAATGGTGAATTTCCCTTTGTTCTTCCCGGTGCCCACGCTCACCGCAGTGTTGGCTTTCGCTTTCCCGTTGGAGGTTGGGCTCCACTTGGAGAAGTGGTCACTGGTGACGGTCAACGTGTTATTCGTAGCATCTTGCGTGGCATTTGATGGGGTTTTCCACGTATTCGTGGTGTCGTCAAAGTAGCGGGGGAGTAAGGCGCTTTCATCAACGCCCGCACCCTCCAGCATTTTGTCCGTGTACTTGAAGGTGATCGTGACGTTCGAATTGAACTTCGTGATCTCCGCCCCGGTTGTAGCATTCGTCGCTTTGAAGTCGTACCCGTACCAGGCGGGTTTCGCATCTGCCTGGCTCATCAAATTGGCTGTTGGCGTTGCCGTGATGGTGACATTCCCACTCGTCGCGAAGGCAGAAGCGCCAGCGACCACGGTGGTACCATCTTCCAGGGTCATGGAGAATGCTTGGGTCGCATCTGTGGTTTGTGAAACTGGATTGGGGATGCGGAAGTTCGCATTCTTTGACAGGACGAAGTTCTGCGTAATGGCTTTTTGCGTGCCGTCGACGACAATGGTCACCTCTTCGCTGCGGAAGAAGTCATTGCCAGCCGGAGCATCACAGCCAATGTGCCACACACCCTTGGAAACGTTGATTTCGTACTTCCCAGCTTGGACTTGCCCACCGGAGAAGTTCCCAGATTCCTCCCAGCCGTGGCACCAACCAAACTGGCCACCCCCCACAACCTTCCCGGTGATTTTGGCGTCTGCTTGGCGGAGGGCGAAGGTGAGATTCGCAGTTCTCGCACTCCCGCGGAAATCAACCGTTTGCGCTTGGGCAGGCATCCAGGGCGAACCCGGCGGGGGATTCACGCGTACTTCGTACAGGTGCCCGCTTAGAGTCGAAAGCGTCGCAACGCCTTTCGCATTCGTCATGGTGTTCGTGTGCAGGACGTTTTTAAAGTCCTCTGGTTTTGGCCCACTTCCCATGACTTGATTTCCTTGATCAGTGCTTTCACCTTTCACTTTGCCCTTAAAGAAAGACGCACCGGTGAGACCGCTTTCCCCACCAGCTGGCGGAGCGAAATCTCTACACATTTTTTCATTTTCCGGTTTTGAGCAGACCGCCTTGCACTCCGCTTCGGATTTGCAACCACCGGGGCCGGTCTGCGGGCCACTTGGGCCTTTGTCTGGTCCTTTAAATTTTCCACACTCCGCTTGGTTCGTCGGCACCATGCAAAATTTCACACAGCTACCCACGTTTTTGCAACCACCTGGGCCAGTGGAAATGTCAGGCAGCTTCATTGCCTCACACTTCTTAATTTGCGCTGCGTCCTTCTTTTGGTAGGCTTTCATGCACACCTCAAATGCATCACCTTCTTTCCCATTCTTGTCCTTAAACTGGGCAGCGCCAAGATCCTTCGGGCCGTTGTTGGAACCACCTTGGTCTCCGGGTTTCCCAAAGAGTTCAATTTCGTTTCCCGCGTCAGCAAATGCCTGCACAGGGGCGCCGGTGGGATCTACCACAGAAATGTTGATTTTTGCATCACCAACCAGAGCGGTAATGTTCTTCACCACATTCTCACCTGCGTGCACTTCAACCTTGTCTTGGCCTTGGTTCGTGTTCAGCAAGCCCGTACCGTCACTGAAGTGGTAGTTAAACTGGTAGGTACCAGCCACCACTGAGACTTTGTAACTGCAATCCGACATGAATTGCACGCCTCGGCCGCCTTTTTCCGTGCTATTCACAAAGATATCGCCGAAGCTGAACTGACCAGCCGGTGGGGTGCAGGTCGTTAGCGGAATGCCATTCTGGTCCACCAGCGCGCCGTAGATGGAGGAGTTGTTCTTGACGACCCGAAGCGTTGCGGTGCTTGTGCTGTCTGCAACCACGGAGACGGTCGTGGCTTCTGCCATGGAGTACTCAGCCTCGGGTGGCAGGTTAATACCTAGTTTGACCAAGGAGAAGACGGAGGACGGCATTTTAATGGTTGCGTGCCCATCTTGCATCAGCGGGCCGCCAAAGTTCTGGCCAGGGCCAAATTGGTCCTCACCGGCTTTTTGTGCGTACACGTAGCCATTCAGGCCGGTCGCCAAGGTGCCGTCTTCCTTCATCACGCTCACGAGGATAGTGGCATCGGCTTTTACGATTGTAATGTCGCCAAAGCCAAATGCGGAGGTGTCGGTATCGAGTGTCGTCTCCAGAGGCTTCCCATTGTAGACGTAGGATGGTAAACCAGCATCTTCAGGTCGCTGGTAATTGTCCACGTTCAAATTGCAGCGCCCGGCAAGGATTGCAAGATCAAAGGTGCCATCCGCACCTGAGGTGGCATTGCCGTTGACCCCCGGCTGTGGGCCATTCTGGGCTCCAGACGCACCCGGAGTCATGCAGAATGCATTCATACGAATTCCCGAGACAGGCGTACCACTTCCATCAATCAGCCGACCGGTGAGATGCGCGGTCTTTGCTTTCACCACGAAGTTTGCGGTGATGGTTTGGCCATCAGCAATGACCACTGCGGTTTGCGGGGCAGACAAGGTTTGATCTGGGCTCCAGAAGCCAAGGTTAAAAGATCCCGCTGGTACGCGCATGGTGTAGCTGCCGTCCGTCACGCGGGCATTGCCACCTCCACCCGGGCCGCTCGTTGACCAAGCGTTGATATTTGCATCCGTAATCGCTACCCCGTCCTTCGTGACGGATCCGGTGATTGTGGCCGTTGCTTTGGTCACTTGGAAATTGAGTGTACGACTTTCTGTTGTTGCATCAGCACTGAATGCAATATCCGGGATTTGCTCATTGAACGTCCAGTCAGTAGCGGAGTTTGTGTCAAAGTTTGCCCCGTACAATGATCCTGCAGGCAGGAAGACACTAAAATTTCCGGAAGCGTCGGTTGTGGCGTCGCCACCCCCAAAACCCGTTTGGGTTTTTGGCCAGAAGTGCAGTAGTGCACCGGCAACTGGGGTGGTGGTTCCTTTGTACACCACCGTTCCGGTAATGTTCTTTGGTCGTTCTTCGGCTCGGGCGGAAAAGGTGTTGAAGACATTTCCCCCCAGCGGACCAGCGAGGGTGATGAGCACTGTCAGCATACCTACGCTGGCACGGACTATCCGAAACGTTGACTTCTTCATACAGAAGGAAGAGTTAAGGAGAAACGAAAAACCGACCGCCGACAAACGATCGGAAAAAAAGTGAAGAAATTTGGGCGAAGTCACTCATGGAGTAGCCGACAAGCAAACGACCTTGAGGACTGAAAAGTGATTATACTATACCAAACTCCTACCTGAGTAGGCAAATGAAGGATCAAGACTATCCGAAACCTCAACCTTCTGCGTTGTCAGTTGTTCGTCGTGCGTTGTCTGTTGTTTACCCTACACGTCCAGAATCACTGGGATAATCATGGGCCGGCGTTCGGTCTTCTGGAAGAGGAAGGTGCCCAGGCCATCGCGGAGGCGGGTACTCAGGTAGCCTTCGTTCACCCCCGTGCGTTTGTCAACGTCTTTCAGCAGCGCGTGAACTTTCTTCTTTATCTCTTCCAGGAGGCGGGTGTTGGTCTTGGCGTACACAAACCCATGGGTGATGATGTGCAGGTCGTTGACCAGCTTCCCAGTTGTTCGTTCCACTTTGGCAATGACCACCACCATGCCGTCACTGGCCAGGGTTTGGCGGTCACTGAGCACAACGTTGGATACGTCACCGACACCCAGTCCATCCACAAATACGTAGTCGGTCCGCACTTTCTGGGGGTAGAGTTTGGGCTTGCCGTGGGTGAACTCCAAGACGTTGCCGTTGTCCAGCACAAAACTTTTGTCTTTTGGAAAACCTTCTCGAAGTGCCAGCTTCTGTGCTTCTTTCAGGAAGTAGTGGTTGGCGTAGACGGGTAAGAAGAAGGTGGGCCGGATTTGCTTCAGCACGGCCATCATATCCGTGGCGGTGCTGTGGCCAGACGTGTGCACGTCCATGATGTCGCTATGAATGACATTATCCGTGAGTCGGTAGAGGTTGTCCTTCAAGCGCTGGATCGTCCGCTCGTTCCCCGGGATGACCGAGGAAGAGAAGACAATGGTATCCGTCTTTCGGATTTTCACCGTGCGGTGGTCGCCATTCACAATCCGGGACAGGGCAGCATTACTCTCGCCTTGCGCGCCGGTGCAGAGAATGATGACGCGACGGTCGGGGTAGTCATGAATGCGGTCAATGGGAATCAGCAATTCTTTCCGCATCTGGATGTACCCAAGCTGCTTGGCGATTTCCACATTGGTTTTCATACTGAATCCATCCAAGGCAACTTTCTTGCCCAGTTTTTGGGCAAACTCCAGGAGGTGCTTGATGCGCTCCAGCTGGCTGGAGAAGGTGCCAATGATCAACCGGCCTGGTGCCTCGCGTACGAGTTTTTCCAAATTGGCGTACATCACCCGTTCTGGCACGCGCTCTTTGGTGCTCATGGAACCCAAGGATTCCAACATGAGAATGGACGGCTTGGGTACGTTGCGGAGTTGGGTGTACTCAATGCTCTGCCGACCCACTGGGTCTTTCTCGTACGTCCAGTCACCTGGGTGGATGACGGAGCCGTGTGGGGTTTGGATCACCACGCCCACTGCGTCCATGATGGAGTGGTCGACGGGGAAGAAGCTAATCTGGAAAGCGCCCAGCCGCAGCCGGTCTGTCACTTTCTTAATGACAATGGTGCGCAAATTCTTTGCTGCGCCTTTCTGGTAGTCCTCCACGCGGTGCTTGATCATCGCCAAGGTGAGCGGGCGGCCAGCAATTTGCGGGTAGCCCAGCTGCTCCAGCAGAATGGCGGAGGCGCCAATGTGGTCCAGGTGGCCGTGGCTGAAAATCACCCCGCGGATGCGGCGCTCTTTACCTTTCAGGTAGGAGAGGTTGGG encodes:
- a CDS encoding NlpC/P60 family protein → MQLRDVHPTLGFLALDIPTALQELSRSSPLPLVVVEKIFGDLSCRLVTHDLMQVARTFLDTPSRLGAAIALAPTAFDCSSLTKIVYAHAGIFLERYTHLQIEAGVAVTEPQAGDLLFTSGPRAWRHKDFPEGIGHVALATSPTSCMHAGNGSKKVTEIPIANLVHPVMAIRRLLPNVHQVTVVVLPDTLLSFSTPREFLAFLRKHLASQSRSD
- the glyA gene encoding serine hydroxymethyltransferase gives rise to the protein MSTLQQTDPAIAELIQQELARQREGLEMIPSENFTSQAVMEAMGSVLTNKYSEGYPGRRYYGGNQVIDQVEELARERAKKLFGVEHVNVQPYSGSPANLAIYFALLEPGDTILGMDLAQGGHLTHGYKLNVSGKFFHSAGYGVHPETHRLDYDAIRAKAVEVKPKLIMCGATAYPRIIDFAAFRKIADEVGAYLVADISHISGLVVAGVHPSPVPYTDVVMTTTHKTLRGPRGAMILVPKVADRLRPEAKKNLAQKIDSAIIPGLQGGPHNHQTAAIAVALLEASQPSFMEYGKQIVKNAQVLAEALTSAGLRLITGGTDNHLILADVSPYNITGKEAERLLDTVGITLNANLIPYDTRKPLDPSGIRLGTPALTTRGFTEADMKIIGEVMVNVLKHPGDTAVLDAARVQVKSLTQAHPLY
- the plsX gene encoding phosphate acyltransferase PlsX codes for the protein MIITVDAMGGDSFPDVPIDGALLALQELPQDFSINLIGDSGVIQEYLKGKTYSNLRLHICDASEVIAMDEKLESARRKRRSSIMLGLEQQTLGQSQAFISAGNTAAVMALAVVTLRPLPGIERPAIAVTMPTVEGPCVILDVGASVDCTPQQLADFGMMGSIYAQHILGIKTPRIALISIGEEPAKGNDATRKAHELLQAMTTHNEHRFIGNLEGSDILWGKADVMVTDGFTGNILLKLAESFLPALNAIVKKILRRGRLDQQGFALLAKGVFLGPTIGALKRTFDVEKYGGAPLLGIQGTVIIAHGKSTPKAILSAIAAARSAVHANINQLIADNVKRS
- the trpS gene encoding tryptophan--tRNA ligase, yielding MSKPRIISGIQPTGKLHLGNYLGALKNFVDLQDSGKYDCFFFIADLHSLTENFDPKQKTQDILEVAATFLALGLNPKLSTIFLQSAIPAHSQLAWIFNTLTPMGELERMTQYKDKAARQKENVNVGLFTYPVLQVADILLYKPFGVPVGQDQVQHVELTRTLARKFNTRFGETFPEPKVILTPTPKVMSLLEPTKKMSKSLGDQHVINLSDEPETITKKLARAVTATKGGEANPGVENLLTILDQFDATATKHFKREEAAGTIRYSDLKSELAGVLDRTFGHFREERTALLAQPKKLVATLAKGNAQAAKVAEQTLQEVMRQVGLQP
- a CDS encoding NUDIX hydrolase — translated: MTRKHTTLGKHRMVFKGIIYNISHTTATLPDGQKKTFEYLHRVPTAVVLAFDAKRRLVMTREYKELARRHIWHLVVGKVDKGYTPKQAAQLELQQEAGFKAKKLKLFYRSPRHKHWPIMAFIATGLTPSKLPGDPGEDIRPVPMPLAKAEELAMTGKVEDPVLAYFITRAAYVVRMKGWKTLLD